From Lutra lutra chromosome 14, mLutLut1.2, whole genome shotgun sequence, a single genomic window includes:
- the LBX1 gene encoding transcription factor LBX1 has product MTSKEDGKAAPGEERRRSPLDHLPPPANSNKPLTPFSIEDILNKPSVRRSYSLCGAAHLLAAADKHAPGGLPLAGRALLSQTSPLCALEELASKTFKGLEVSVLQAAEGRDGMTIFGQRQTPKKRRKSRTAFTNHQIYELEKRFLYQKYLSPADRDQIAQQLGLTNAQVITWFQNRRAKLKRDLEEMKADVESAKKLGPSGQMDIVTLAELEQNSEAAGGGGCGRAKSRPGSPALPPGAPQAPGAGPLQLSPASPLTDQPASSQDCSEDEEDEEIDVDD; this is encoded by the exons ATGACTTCCAAGGAGGATGGCAAGGCGGCGCCGGGGGAAGAGCGGCGGCGCAGCCCGCTGGATCACCTGCCGCCTCCCGCCAACTCCAACAAGCCGCTGACTCCGTTCAGCATTGAGGACATCCTCAACAAGCCGTCTGTGCGGAGAAGTTACTCGCTGTGCGGGGCGGCGCACCTGCTGGCGGCCGCGGACAAGCACGCGCCGGGCGGCTTGCCCCTGGCGGGCCGCGCGCTGCTCTCGCAGACCTCGCCGCTGTGCGCACTGGAGGAGCTCGCCAGCAAGACCTTTAAGGGACTGGAGGTCAGCGTCCTGCAGGCAGCCGAAG GCCGCGACGGGATGACCATCTTCGGGCAGCGGCAGACCCCCAAGAAGCGGCGAAAGTCGCGAACAGCCTTCACCAACCACCAGATCTACGAGTTGGAGAAGCGCTTCCTCTACCAGAAGTACCTGTCCCCGGCGGATCGCGATCAAATCGCGCAGCAGCTGGGCCTCACCAACGCTCAGGTCATCACCTGGTTTCAGAATCGACGCGCCAAGCTCAAGCGGGACCTGGAGGAGATGAAGGCCGACGTGGAGTCCGCCAAGAAACTGGGCCCCAGCGGGCAGATGGACATCGTGACGCTGGCGGAACTCGAGCAGAACTCGGAGGccgcgggcggcggcggctgcggcagGGCCAAGTCGAGGCCTGGCTCTCCGGCGCTCCCTCCAGGCGCCCCGCAGGCCCCGGGCGCCGGGCCCCTGCAGCTCTCTCCAGCCTCCCCGCTCACGGACCAGCCGGCCAGCAGCCAGGACTGCTCAGAGGACGAGGAAGATGAAGAGATTGACGTGGACGATTGA